TTCAAGTAAAATAATCAACTTCTCAGTATCAGTTACATCTTCATTGTTCAACATATTACTGACCTCGCGTCACTTGTTCTGGAAATTTAGATTTAAATTCATCATAGCTATATACCTGTCCTGTTTTACCATCTCTGATTGATTTGATCCATTCAGTTGGATAACTTCTTGGTAATAATATTTGATCAGCACCACCAGTGTACTTAGGATCCGTTGAACGTGGTGGTTGTTCACCTGCATGCCCAACATTCAATTTGATACCCTTAGGGATTTCTAGTTCAGCCTCAAATTGTGTGGTGCTACATTTTTTATATACAGCAGTTTCATTTCTACCTGCATTAAATGTCGTTGTAGCAAACCCGCCATCTAATTTTGTTAGTGTCTCGGAACCACCAAAATTACGATATACGGAAACAGGCTCACGTGTAATAACCGTTTCGTATTGCCCTCCTTTAAATGTAGATATCAAAGCATCAGGTAACACTTCTTTGTCAATTAAATTCAGGCTGTTATCGATTTTGGTACCAGCAACAAACTCATTCCCTTGTGCTGCATTTTTCTTAGAAGGGTTATTCCCAGCAATTTTTCCAGCACTGGATGTCGCAGCCATGTTTAGGGCGATATTCAATCCTGCATCGGTTAACCTAACTGCGCTGACAGGAATGTTTAATTTATCGGCAATATATGCAATTTTCCATGCATCGTAGGCTTTTTGACCGTCTTCAATTTTATCGGACTGACTGTATGTAAATCCTTGATACTTTTGTTTCACTTCTTCTGGCACTTTGTTCCAGTAAAGTGGATCCTTAAGCTCAGTTGTCAATAACTCATAGTTTTTAAGTAGATTCTGCTCTTCCTTATAATTCTCACCTTTTTGTGCTAAGGCAAGATTCTTCTCATATTCAGCAGATCCAACAGGGTACTCCGCATAACATTTAACTAACGCGCAAGATGCAGCCTCCATTTTTTGCGGATCATATCCTGCACCAACTAAATTATTAATAATTTGCTTTTCTTTGGGGTTACTAAGTCTATTATTCTCAACTGCATTCTTCCCGGCCTGCGCGCCCGTGGTCGCCGCTGCGGTACTATTCCCCACCACGCCGCCGGCGATCCCTGCCGCCATGGTGCCGAGCAGGCTAACCAACTGTTTCTGGTCCTGGATTAAATTACCCGGATCTTTCCCCGGGAACATCTCTGCGGCGATATGCCTAGCCGCCAGTTCGCCGCTGAATGCGTGCACCATCAGGTTGGCGGGTTCATTGACTTCGTTATCCCTGGTGGTGGCACTCTTGATAGCCTGCGCCATCACCGGGTTCAGGCCGCCTGCCAGGATAAAGCTCATCGAAGGATTTTTGGTAGTATTGCGTATCGACGTGGCAATAATGCTGGTTTTTTAGCGACTAACTAAAAATTGTGACAACTGAAGCACCGGAGCTAAAAATCCGCCGCTATGTCGTGGGATATATCCGCGAGTGGAAGACACACACCAAGGCCACCTTCATTACGCTTAAAGGGAGTTGGCTGGATGATGCGGGATTTGAGACCGGCACGCCGCTGAAGGTAGGGGTGATGCAGGGTTGCCAGGTGCTGACCGCTCAGGAGCCGCCTTCGTCCGAACCGTAACTGATGCAGACCCGGCATAAGGTCTGTAAGCTCTCCGCCCGCAAGCGGCGCCAAATGACAGAGCTGCTCGAAGTGATCAGCAAGTCACAGAGACAAAACGTTAACTGATGGGTTATAAAGTAAAATCCCGCCGGGTAAGGGCGGGATTCGTTCTGATTAGTTAATAATAATCGTCTTGCGTAAGTTGCTTACCCGTTGGGATAACTTCATCCTTATCAAAGGATAAGAGATATTCCTCGTCATAAAGTTTTATTGAGTACCCATAAAGTATCCCATCTTCTTCGCTGACCCCCATAACACCACCTTTTTTACCTGCATATTTCTTATTTTTTTCTTTGCAATCGGAGGATATTTTCACCTCTTGATAAAAACCAATTTTATTTTCCATAAATACGATTCCTTGGTTATTTATGTGTAATGCGTCCATCCAGAGATATATTTAAGTGAGAGCCATCTCTTGTTGCCCAACCAAGCTGAGCTTTACCTTTAGGCGATAGCTGAACATCCCACTCAAAAGCCTGTCCCGCAGTACGAGATGGACCTTTTACCCACTCATTACCAAATTTATCAAGATAACCATTATTTGGCCCTCTTGGTAGCGGATTGCTGGGAGAATAGTTGCTATCTGGAACAAAACGTATTTTCCCTTGTGTAGGAAGTTCTACATATTTTATACGACCTTTAGTCGACCACGGTTGTGCAGCACCACCAGTACCAGAAGGATTGAAAGGAGGTTCCTCTACATAAGCGGGGACTTTACCAGATTGAGCTGAAGTGATGCCTTTCATCCCATACGCCACCCCACCTATCGCCGCGACAGTGTGAACGCCAGCCATCGCGGTATAGAGGCTGTCTGCTGTTTACTTACTTACGCCCCAGTTTTCAGCAATTCGATCAATATCAGCCTCGCGCTGGGCTTTAGCATCCGCCGTAGCATACTGCCAAATCAGCGCATCAACCTGATCCTTTCCTTCCTTATAAACGCTGCCCATATTGCCGATATACTGCCCGTCCATCTGCTTGTCATAGCTCTGGCCCATCGCGACCAGCTCTTGACGCATACCCTGACAAGCTGCTGACGACAGTTCTTTACAGGCTTTATCGAGTGCGCCATCGAACGCTTTATCTTTTGCATTGAGATCAGCAACCAGTTTTTCAGCTCTTGATTTTTCGGCTGCATCCTTGATGTACGGCAGTGACCATTTAGCATCCTTCCGTTGCTTCTCATCAGGGGCACCCAGCGCATTATTCTCAACAGCATTCTTCCCGGCCTGCGCGCCCGTGGTCGCCGCTGCGGTGCTATTCCCCACCACGCCGCCGGCGATCCCTGCCGCCATGGTGCCTAACAGGCTAACGATCTGTTTCTGGTCCTGATTCAAATCCCCAGGTTTTGTATCCGGGAACATCTCGGCAGCGATATGCCTTGCCGCCAGCTCACCGCTGAATGCGCCCGCTGCGCCTGCCGCCGCATTGCCGCCTGAAAGCTGCGCCGTCTGCAGGCGTTTTGCTCTTCCTCTTTGTTAAAGATCTGCCCGATGCTGCCGTTGGCATGCCCGGTGTCGCGGCTCAGCGTGGCAACGTCCTGCTGCTGATTCGCCTGCTACGTTATACTTGATAACGTCAACTATCATAAATATGAAAGTTTAGGTGAAAAAGGTTTCTTCCGAGCCTATTGGCCAGCGCTACAAAGCCACCGAGGCGATATTTATCTATGTCGCCGTGGATAAAGAAGGCAAGCCTCGCGCGATACCTCAGGTAGATTAATGCTTAAGAGAAACCCGGCAATGCCGGTTTTTTTATTGCCACATCTTAACGTGCAGCAATAATATTCTATAGAACATGAAATAAGCGTAATCTTTATCAACAATGCAACGTTACATTCCACCGTATTTTTTTAGAAGACACCTCGCAAGGTTGTATATAGCCAGTGAATCAGGCTCTGTATTTTTGTACAGCATGATATAATACCCAGGTGTTGAAGCGAATGGTTTACAGAAGAGAAGTATGTCATAAGAAATTAATTATGAATTAGCGTGACATAAAGATGTCTCACCACCTCCATGTCGCTGACCACATGCAACTAAGAAGGAGTTGAACATAGCTGCTAAGAATTTTAAGCCAGAAGTCACCATTTCCAAAAAAAATCAAACACGCCAGAAAATAAGGCTGAAAACTGCGATTCGGTACGCAATAAATCAGATAAGTGCTTGCCAGCAACCCCATCCCCGCTTTCCCGCGCTGAGTTTTACGACCGGGTGCGGTACGACTATCTGCCGCTCCAGGGCGCGTGGATTTCACAGGCCGGGTTTACGCCGGGGATGCCGATAAAAATCAGGGTCATGCCCGACTGCATTGTGATCACTACCCAGAACAGCCGCGAGCTGTGGGGCTGCGCCGAGGGATTAAGCGTCACGCATTTCAACAAGAAGAAGATGCAGCAGTGGATCAAAGACTTTCCTGGGGCGTTGAATGATACCGGCGATATCCCGGTTATTAGACGAGTGTCGCCCCGCTATGACTGTCTGAAGCGGGGCAAGGACTGAGCCTTAACGTAAAAATCCCAACCGCGAGAGGTTGGGATTTTTATTTATGAGGAGAATGATAATACTCTGGTATCTGATAATTTTCAGGTATGTCAGGCCATTCAGAAAGCCTCAACTCAGCTATGGACGGTTTTTTTCAATTTAAATAGCGCTACCACGATTACTAGGTGGCGGGATCATTATGTTGTCATCATTTTCTCGCCGCCTACATTTTTCTGCCAATGGAATAGCCAATAATATATCCGACTTGAATTTTTCAAATTCACAGCTTGTAATCTCATAATATTCAGAGTAATCAACCACACCTAAACTTACAGGAATTGTAAGATAAAACCGTCCAGAAAGCTCCTCAACGCCTATCGCAAAATAATGTTCACGACTAACCACAGCATCTATAAATTTCATTTTCCACCTACGTTTACTGGATTCACCTGATAGTCAGATGAAGGCACATCACGGCCATTTATTATAGCTTCACTATCTCCATTTGGCAGTTTCCCTCCAGGAATCCAATGTGAATTTGCTCCTGCTTCGTTTCCGGAAGGAATCCTCAGATTAAATTCAGCTGGTTTGGGGATGTCAATTCTTAACAAGTTATTTGTATCCAAGAACCCTGCGTCCAACCCCAGCGAAAGCTCTAATGAATTTGTATTTCCTTTGGTATTAAATAACAATGCATCAGCCTGATCTCTCGGCATAACAAATGTGGTACCGTCCCTTTGAGCTATCCCATAGCGTTGGTAGTTTTCTTCCGACATGAAGCGTGAAGCGCCATTAGCAAACAGGGATAAATGCTCATTAACATATTCTTCAGGTAAATAATCCGTTGCTTCCGGGCGTT
This region of Cedecea lapagei genomic DNA includes:
- a CDS encoding VENN motif pre-toxin domain-containing protein, with amino-acid sequence MSFILAGGLNPVMAQAIKSATTRDNEVNEPANLMVHAFSGELAARHIAAEMFPGKDPGNLIQDQKQLVSLLGTMAAGIAGGVVGNSTAAATTGAQAGKNAVENNRLSNPKEKQIINNLVGAGYDPQKMEAASCALVKCYAEYPVGSAEYEKNLALAQKGENYKEEQNLLKNYELLTTELKDPLYWNKVPEEVKQKYQGFTYSQSDKIEDGQKAYDAWKIAYIADKLNIPVSAVRLTDAGLNIALNMAATSSAGKIAGNNPSKKNAAQGNEFVAGTKIDNSLNLIDKEVLPDALISTFKGGQYETVITREPVSVYRNFGGSETLTKLDGGFATTTFNAGRNETAVYKKCSTTQFEAELEIPKGIKLNVGHAGEQPPRSTDPKYTGGADQILLPRSYPTEWIKSIRDGKTGQVYSYDEFKSKFPEQVTRGQ
- a CDS encoding polymorphic toxin type 17 domain-containing protein; this translates as MKGITSAQSGKVPAYVEEPPFNPSGTGGAAQPWSTKGRIKYVELPTQGKIRFVPDSNYSPSNPLPRGPNNGYLDKFGNEWVKGPSRTAGQAFEWDVQLSPKGKAQLGWATRDGSHLNISLDGRITHK
- a CDS encoding VENN motif pre-toxin domain-containing protein, whose protein sequence is MFPDTKPGDLNQDQKQIVSLLGTMAAGIAGGVVGNSTAAATTGAQAGKNAVENNALGAPDEKQRKDAKWSLPYIKDAAEKSRAEKLVADLNAKDKAFDGALDKACKELSSAACQGMRQELVAMGQSYDKQMDGQYIGNMGSVYKEGKDQVDALIWQYATADAKAQREADIDRIAENWGVSK
- a CDS encoding SymE family type I addiction module toxin, with product MPATPSPLSRAEFYDRVRYDYLPLQGAWISQAGFTPGMPIKIRVMPDCIVITTQNSRELWGCAEGLSVTHFNKKKMQQWIKDFPGALNDTGDIPVIRRVSPRYDCLKRGKD
- a CDS encoding SymE family type I addiction module toxin, producing MTTEAPELKIRRYVVGYIREWKTHTKATFITLKGSWLDDAGFETGTPLKVGVMQGCQVLTAQEPPSSEP
- a CDS encoding Imm31 family immunity protein, whose protein sequence is MENKIGFYQEVKISSDCKEKNKKYAGKKGGVMGVSEEDGILYGYSIKLYDEEYLLSFDKDEVIPTGKQLTQDDYY